GGTGTGCCGGCTTCTTGGTATCCCGTTTCACGTGCTCAATTTTGAGACGGAATTCCGGAATTCTGTCATTGATTACTTCTGTCGTGAGTATGCTCAAGGGCGAACACCCAACCCCTGTGTGGCCTGCAATCAGCAGATCAAATTTAATCTGCTGCTGAGTACAGTTCTGGCCCAGGGTGCGGAGTATTTGGCCACGGGTCATTATGCCAGGATCGAGGGTGCAGAGAATGGATATCGCTTGCTCAGGGGTATTGATTCTGCCAATGATCAATCGTATTTCCTGTACACTTTAGGACAGCGGGAGTTGCGACGATTGCTATTCCCGCTGGGAAATTGTCGCAAAACGCAGGTGCGCCGCATGGCGGCGGAGCGAGGTCTGCCGGTGGCTGATAAGCCAAAGAGCCAGGACCTGTGCTTTATACCTGGTGGTCGTTACCGTGACTTCATCATGAGTTACCTTCCTCCCATCTCTGGGGATATCGTTGACATGGAAGGAAACGTATTGGGGAAACATCGGGGCATAGCCTCCTACACTGTAGGGCAAAGGACAGGCTTGGGGCTTTCCTCCGAAAAACGCCTCTACGTAATAGCCATTGAGGCCGCCACTAACTTACTTGTGGTTGGTCCGGAGGACAAACTTTTTGCCTCCAGGCTGCTGGCGAGGGGAGTCAGATTTGTATCCGGGGAGCCCGAATTCCCCGCAGCTATTAGAGCCAAGATCCGTTATAAGTCCCCGGAGATAAATGCCACGCTCCGTCCCTGTGAGCAGGGGGTGGAGGTTCTTTTTCATAAAGCACAGCGGGCCATCACCCCCGGTCAGGCGGTCGTGTTCTACGACGGTGAGCGGGTTCTGGGGGGTGGCATAATAGAGGCATCTTGACCGCACCGCCTACCTTTGATAGCGAAAGGGCTCTCAGGGCTCAGGGGTATCGGTTCATAGCTGGTGTTGATGAGGTGGGGCGTGGGGCTCTGGCCGGTCCTGTGTTTGCGGCGGCGGTGATACTGCCTCTGGAGAGCAATCTCCCCTGGTTATCGCTGGTGCGCGATAGCAAACAACTGTCACCCCGGCAAAGAGAGCGCCTGTTTAAGATGATTGAGCGGGCTGATATCCCGATGGGGTTAGGTGCAGTCCCTCACACTGCTGTTGATGAGGTGGGCATTGTCAAAGCAACCTACTTAGCCATGGCCAAGGCTGTGGAGTGCCTTCCAGTCCCTCCCGACTTCCTTCTTATTGATGCTCTGACCCTGCCCGAAATCTCTTTGCCTCAAAAGGGCATTATCCATGGTGACAGGCTGTCCCTTTCAATTGCCTGTGCCTCCATAGTAGCTAAGGTAAGCCGGGATCGTCACATGGTGGATCTGGATGGCCTTTATCCGGGCTATGGTCTGGCCAGGCACAAAGGTTATGGTACCAATCAGCACCTGACGAGATTGAATGAACTGGGCCCTTGCCCTATCCATCGCCAGTCCTTTGCTCCGGTTCAGAGGTTGATCCGGAGGTGAATCGCCAAGCTCTTGGTGCGCTGGGGGAGAAAAGGGCACGGGAGTACCTTAAGAAAAGACATTACCGCATTCTGGAGACTAATTTCCGCTGTCGGGAAGGCGAGATTGATATCATTGCTCAGGAGAAGGACTATCTTGTTTTTGTGGAGGTCCGCACCAGAACCGGCTCTGAGTTTGGCACCCCTGAGGAGTCGGTGACCTCTGCCAAGAAGGAGAGGCTTGTCTCCGTGGCGCTGTCCTATCTTCAAACCCATAGAAACCTGCCCTCGTTGTGGCGTTTTGACGTGGTAGCAATAGAGGTTGGTACTGATGGCCAGACAACCCGCATGGCATTGATTCAGAATGCCATCAGCTAGTGTAGTCTTGACGCTTGAGCGGAGAGGGAGGGAATCCCCTTCGAGGTGGTTTAGGGTTTTTCGTTTCTGAGTGCCGAAGGCCGGACTCGAACCAGCACGGGGGTTGCCCCCCAACAGTTTTTGAGACTGTCGCGTCTACCAGTTTCGCCACTTCGGCTGGAGCGGAAGATGGGATTCGAACCCACGACCTCCTCCTTGGCAAGGAGGCGTTCTACCGCTGAACTACTTCCGCAGCCCATCCCTGTCTATGAAGGCGTGGCCTTTATAGAACTAACTTTATAGAACTAACTATATAATATTCTACATACTTCGTCTGCTATCTTCAATATTTCCAAGGGTATGGAGTACAGTCAGGGGTGGCGTAGTTCTATCAAACCGGAATAAATTGCACTCTCGGATTGGCTCTTTAGCAAAGGATCCAAGGGTTTGATGCCCTTGTTTAAAGAGAGATAATGGGGCCGCCCGGCCTAGGAGCGAGCCCCCCCCTTTTTCCTCGTTGCCAGTATGTTTTCAACGGCCCCGATACACAGTCTGGCGTATTCTCTCTCACTTTCTGGATTGGCCTATAGTTGGCCTTTGCTTAAAAAGTCAATCCAAAGGGGGAGGGGGTTCCCTCGATAGCCTTTAGGGCTTCTGGAGGCAACTCTATAGAAACGGACTGGTTGTAGTCATGGGACTGCAGGTACAGGATCATGTTCAGCGTCATTTCAGCCCCTCCCGCGGACGTACCTAAAACTTCCGAAGTCAGCAGTAGGGTCATCTCCATCTGTGCTTTGCTGATGAAGAAGGTATCCTTGGCAACCCACACATTGAGAGAGAAGCTGCTGATCATATCTTTCAGGTTGGGCAGTTGCATATTTGCCCCTTCCGTCAATTGCTGCTGCAGCTTCTCAAAGTCCGGCACTATCTCAAGTAGATAGCAGTCGATGTCAGTTCAGCCGGGTCAGGAGATAGATGGTACAAGCCCATACGAGGTCTGTGGTGTTTGAGAACAGACTGAGATCTTACAATATGCCCTGCTTCGATGATATGGCAGTAACAACGAATGGCTCGACTGAACTTAGAAACTCAGGTTCTCCTGCAATGATTACACCAGCTTTAAGACGAGGCATGAGGTCATGATGTCATGGAGCCCCTGCCTCCTTTCTGTGAAGGCTATCATAATGTAGCCAACCAGCAGGATGAGTGCCGAGATAATCCTGGGAAAGTGTCTTCCTGTGGCTCTCCAAAACGAGATTCTCCCACCCTTATGGTCGGTGACAATGATGCCCAAAGACATTTCTCCCAGTGCTGCCTGATTGGAAGAACTCTCCATGGCTGCCCAATATACCCAGGGGACAAATATACCCATGGCAAGCCCGACCAGCGCTGTCATTGCCTTGACTTCTCCATCATTCTCAAGTTTAAACCAATAGCCGATTGCCAGACTGAGCACGTATGAGATAACAAGAACAAGACCTAACGCCACAATGCAGTCAATAACATAAGCGCCAAGCCTTGTCCGGAAACTGGCATATCTTGCATTGGCTGTCAAAGTAGTCGGCCCGACGCGCAACCCCTGGGACACCGGCCGAATCGGTGCGCATTTATGGCAGAATCTGTCCTCGCCGCCATTTCTCCATGTGCATGTGCTGCAGTACATGTCCCCTCCTCTTCCTGCTGGAATCAGCCTGCCGCAAGCCTGCTGTTCTGCTGCTGGACACGGAAAGACCCGCAATGATATGTGGCGACTTGATACTTATAAGCTTATCTCTTATATATAACAAGTGTGTCTACTTCTGAGGGGACTGTAATGTTGCTGGCTGTGTAGGCCAGCAACATCGAAGGCCTTGGCAGGTGGAAATCCCTCAAAGGCAGTTCAGAAATGGACTACATCGGTGACTTCTGAATGCAGTTAGAAATTTATGGGTTCGTACAGTCATAATGTGAGGAAATCTGGGATAAGCCTGCTGGGAAGTATCCTGTACGGGAGTGCTGCTTAGCGCGGTGGCTCTATGGTTGGTGGTGGGCTTGGGTTCTTAGATAGATGGAATCTGAGGCGAGGTTCCTGTTCCGGGAAATCCTTTTCTGCGCCGCATTTCTTGCACTTGGCATGGTATGTCCCGCCTCTGGGTAGAGTGTCTATGACCCAGTGATGGGCGACAGCATCCATACACATAAGATTTATTGTACCACACTCAAACCATTCTCGGATACAAAGAATGCTTATGCTGATAGATGGGAGCATGAATTTGAGGGTAGACTGAGCTTCTACGAGGCACCGCCGGGGTGAAGGCCGCGTAAGGCGCTGCAACTCCGCAGTCCATTGAGAATTTGACTGCGATTTCACCCTGGCGAAATTTGGTGCATTCACCTGGTTTTTCTGGCTGCAAGAGCGGCGGCCAGAACCACCAGGCCAAGAAGGGCGAATTCCAGTGGCAACAGCACCTGCCCTGACACCGACTTAACCACAAAGGTAAAGCTGATCCCCAATCCCAGCACCAGAGCCCACGCCAGAAGGCCCCATAACAGTTCCGTGATCATCCTTCTTATGTTCTGCATCCTGCTTCTCCCGATTGATTGTCTGCCATATCTATCGTTGCCTCACATTATATAGTGCAGCATTTCTGGATGCAGACGCAAGTCCTGCATT
The window above is part of the Chloroflexota bacterium genome. Proteins encoded here:
- the mnmA gene encoding tRNA 2-thiouridine(34) synthase MnmA translates to MSKPRVAVAMSGGVDSSLSAALLKEAGYEVTGVHMQLWREEGAGDPSPHPAGRSLRNASDADQVCRLLGIPFHVLNFETEFRNSVIDYFCREYAQGRTPNPCVACNQQIKFNLLLSTVLAQGAEYLATGHYARIEGAENGYRLLRGIDSANDQSYFLYTLGQRELRRLLFPLGNCRKTQVRRMAAERGLPVADKPKSQDLCFIPGGRYRDFIMSYLPPISGDIVDMEGNVLGKHRGIASYTVGQRTGLGLSSEKRLYVIAIEAATNLLVVGPEDKLFASRLLARGVRFVSGEPEFPAAIRAKIRYKSPEINATLRPCEQGVEVLFHKAQRAITPGQAVVFYDGERVLGGGIIEAS
- a CDS encoding ribonuclease HII, producing MTAPPTFDSERALRAQGYRFIAGVDEVGRGALAGPVFAAAVILPLESNLPWLSLVRDSKQLSPRQRERLFKMIERADIPMGLGAVPHTAVDEVGIVKATYLAMAKAVECLPVPPDFLLIDALTLPEISLPQKGIIHGDRLSLSIACASIVAKVSRDRHMVDLDGLYPGYGLARHKGYGTNQHLTRLNELGPCPIHRQSFAPVQRLIRR
- a CDS encoding YraN family protein, encoding MNRQALGALGEKRAREYLKKRHYRILETNFRCREGEIDIIAQEKDYLVFVEVRTRTGSEFGTPEESVTSAKKERLVSVALSYLQTHRNLPSLWRFDVVAIEVGTDGQTTRMALIQNAIS
- a CDS encoding RDD family protein, whose protein sequence is MYCSTCTWRNGGEDRFCHKCAPIRPVSQGLRVGPTTLTANARYASFRTRLGAYVIDCIVALGLVLVISYVLSLAIGYWFKLENDGEVKAMTALVGLAMGIFVPWVYWAAMESSSNQAALGEMSLGIIVTDHKGGRISFWRATGRHFPRIISALILLVGYIMIAFTERRQGLHDIMTSCLVLKLV